One Cellulomonas taurus genomic region harbors:
- a CDS encoding GTPase — protein MSEQDDSARLTARLTRLEEALAVAGDRIDPAVVSQVRQIDDQVRDRLALGVDHTVVALLGGTGSGKSSLFNAVAGFDFAQVGVRRPTTSQATACVWGTRGDALLDWLAVDPDLRIERESALDGDTEAPLRGLVLLDLPDHDSVDDRHRETVDRLLPMADLLVWVVDPQKYADDALHSGYLRRLVGHEGAMLVLLNQIDLVPAEQQEALIADVARLIEADGLTGVPVRAVSARTGDGIAELRDLLAEVVGGRSLAARRGAAEVGDAARLIAAQLAESEPGDTALEVSPVADRLAEAAGLPAIADAVAAAVRGGAEPVPSFVRVQSGTVEAARADWVDHAVGTMPTRWSAAVRDRVGSVATMRQAADDALAQVAVVVRRSVAAAVCVVLAAVCGVIAVMMASIGAGQVLGRGRWTDVLLPEGAVALALAVIAVVLLVTGVRARRRAAVRRAEQVRQTGRAALGTVARTWLAEPTAAVLAEHRRVRELVAAAAQD, from the coding sequence ATGAGCGAGCAGGACGACAGCGCCCGCCTCACCGCGCGGCTGACCCGACTGGAGGAGGCGCTGGCGGTCGCCGGTGACCGGATCGACCCCGCGGTGGTGAGCCAGGTCCGGCAGATCGACGACCAGGTGCGCGACCGGTTGGCCCTCGGTGTCGACCACACCGTGGTGGCGCTGCTCGGCGGCACCGGGTCCGGCAAGTCGAGCCTGTTCAATGCCGTCGCCGGGTTCGACTTCGCGCAGGTCGGGGTGCGGCGCCCGACCACGTCCCAGGCGACCGCCTGCGTGTGGGGCACCCGGGGCGACGCGCTGCTGGACTGGCTGGCCGTCGACCCGGATCTGCGCATCGAGCGGGAGAGCGCCCTGGACGGTGACACCGAGGCGCCGTTGCGCGGCCTGGTGCTGCTCGACCTTCCCGACCACGATTCGGTGGACGACCGACACCGCGAGACGGTGGACCGGCTGCTGCCGATGGCCGACCTGCTGGTCTGGGTGGTTGATCCGCAGAAGTACGCCGACGACGCCCTGCACTCCGGATACCTGCGGCGTCTGGTGGGACACGAGGGCGCGATGCTCGTCCTGTTGAACCAGATCGACCTGGTGCCCGCCGAGCAGCAGGAGGCCCTGATCGCCGATGTGGCCCGGCTGATCGAGGCGGACGGACTGACCGGAGTGCCGGTGCGCGCGGTCTCGGCCCGGACCGGCGACGGGATCGCCGAGCTGCGTGACCTGCTGGCCGAGGTGGTCGGTGGTCGATCGCTGGCCGCCCGCCGCGGTGCCGCCGAGGTCGGTGACGCCGCCCGACTGATCGCCGCGCAGCTGGCCGAGTCCGAGCCGGGGGACACAGCACTGGAGGTGTCGCCGGTCGCCGACCGGTTGGCCGAGGCGGCCGGACTGCCCGCCATCGCCGATGCGGTGGCGGCGGCGGTGCGTGGTGGCGCCGAACCGGTGCCGAGCTTCGTGCGGGTGCAGTCGGGAACGGTCGAAGCCGCCCGGGCCGACTGGGTGGATCATGCGGTGGGCACGATGCCGACCCGGTGGTCAGCCGCCGTGCGGGACCGGGTCGGTTCCGTGGCGACCATGCGGCAGGCGGCCGACGACGCGCTCGCCCAGGTGGCGGTGGTGGTGCGCCGATCGGTGGCCGCCGCGGTCTGCGTGGTGCTGGCGGCGGTGTGTGGCGTGATCGCGGTGATGATGGCGTCCATCGGTGCTGGACAGGTACTGGGCCGCGGTCGTTGGACCGACGTGCTGCTGCCGGAGGGCGCGGTGGCGCTGGCGCTCGCGGTCATCGCCGTGGTGCTGCTGGTCACGGGGGTGCGGGCACGACGCCGCGCCGCTGTGCGCCGAGCCGAGCAGGTGCGGCAGACCGGGCGGGCGGCGCTGGGCACGGTGGCGCGGACCTGGTTGGCCGAGCCGACGGCGGCGGTGCTGGCCGAACACCGCCGGGTGCGGGAACTGGTGGCGGCGGCGGCCCAGGACTGA
- a CDS encoding dynamin family protein, protein MNTQADGRGGDVLDRPRAAASLADAMADLLRDVRGTVLPLEIPGVQAARDSRTRLIDQLADHLVPRLRTLSAPAVVVVAGSTGAGKSTIVNALVGEEVSPAGVLRPTTRRPVLVHHPLDAELLADHPVIDAVQVQVSEQVPRGIALLDAPDLDSVEEANRRAAGRLLEAADLWLFVTTAARYGDALPWRVLDGAVARGASVAMVLNRVAADSLPTVRADLMHRLREHGMQGSPLFVVADAGPLDGPLDPAAVAPVHRWLAMLAGPDRARSVIARTLRGSLAALRPWVDELAEAVQEQVEAAEELRAGLGTALDTTVLAARETTDGGAVGHGGPQARWAELTSPGAPLRDLLRGGGKPDRSKARGRERSTALAPLIEELSRSARGVLVALGQGAERELRDWLWDGPAGGRWLADTWDTTARATERENEAQAAAQQWVTTVAIVAPAPADSGADRSARRAVTRESRRIAAAYRALGTEGAAAVLLAAAAGVEGAGEMADTLFGAPGRARVDELRDRLAQAAAGAVTAESAAALAALDVPDLAEDAASTLRLRLAVIKGLT, encoded by the coding sequence GTGAACACGCAGGCTGATGGTCGAGGCGGTGATGTTCTCGACCGTCCGCGCGCCGCTGCCTCGCTCGCGGATGCGATGGCCGATCTGCTGCGTGACGTCCGCGGCACCGTCTTGCCGTTGGAGATCCCCGGGGTCCAGGCGGCCCGGGACTCGCGCACCCGGCTGATCGATCAGCTCGCCGACCACCTGGTGCCGCGGCTGCGCACGTTGAGCGCACCGGCGGTGGTGGTGGTCGCCGGGTCGACCGGGGCCGGGAAGTCGACGATCGTGAACGCCCTGGTCGGCGAGGAGGTCAGCCCCGCCGGGGTGCTGCGCCCGACCACGCGGCGACCGGTGCTCGTCCACCACCCGCTGGACGCCGAGCTGCTGGCGGATCACCCGGTGATCGACGCGGTCCAGGTGCAGGTCAGCGAGCAGGTGCCACGCGGCATCGCGCTGCTGGACGCGCCGGATCTGGACTCCGTGGAGGAGGCCAACCGACGCGCCGCTGGCCGTCTGCTGGAGGCCGCCGACCTGTGGCTGTTCGTCACCACGGCGGCCCGGTACGGCGACGCGCTGCCCTGGCGGGTGCTGGACGGTGCTGTCGCGCGGGGCGCCTCGGTCGCGATGGTGCTCAACCGGGTCGCCGCCGACTCGCTGCCCACCGTGCGGGCCGACCTGATGCACCGGCTGCGCGAGCACGGGATGCAGGGATCGCCGTTGTTCGTGGTCGCCGACGCCGGACCGTTGGACGGGCCGTTGGACCCCGCCGCCGTCGCGCCGGTCCACCGGTGGCTGGCGATGCTGGCCGGACCCGACCGGGCGCGCAGCGTGATCGCCCGCACGCTGCGCGGGTCGCTGGCGGCGCTGCGGCCCTGGGTGGACGAGCTGGCGGAGGCGGTCCAGGAGCAGGTCGAGGCCGCCGAGGAGCTGCGCGCTGGACTGGGGACCGCGCTGGACACCACCGTGCTCGCGGCACGGGAGACCACGGACGGTGGCGCGGTGGGTCACGGTGGGCCGCAGGCGCGCTGGGCCGAACTGACCAGCCCGGGTGCGCCGTTGCGCGACCTGCTGCGCGGCGGTGGCAAGCCCGACCGGTCGAAGGCGCGCGGCCGGGAGCGGTCGACGGCGCTCGCGCCCCTGATCGAGGAACTGTCCCGGTCGGCGCGCGGGGTGCTCGTGGCCCTCGGCCAGGGTGCCGAGCGTGAGCTGCGCGACTGGTTGTGGGACGGCCCGGCGGGTGGGCGCTGGCTCGCCGATACCTGGGACACCACCGCCCGGGCGACCGAGCGCGAGAACGAGGCCCAGGCGGCGGCGCAGCAGTGGGTGACGACGGTGGCGATCGTGGCCCCGGCTCCGGCCGACTCCGGCGCCGACCGTTCCGCCCGCCGTGCCGTCACGCGCGAGTCCCGCCGGATCGCCGCCGCCTATCGGGCGCTGGGCACCGAGGGCGCGGCGGCCGTGCTGCTCGCCGCCGCCGCCGGCGTCGAGGGCGCCGGGGAGATGGCCGACACGCTGTTCGGAGCGCCCGGCCGGGCACGGGTGGACGAACTGCGTGATCGGCTGGCGCAGGCGGCCGCAGGTGCGGTGACCGCCGAGTCAGCGGCCGCACTGGCGGCGCTGGACGTGCCGGATCTGGCCGAGGACGCCGCCTCCACCCTCCGGCTGCGGCTGGCAGTGATCAAGGGACTGACATGA
- a CDS encoding amidohydrolase, with translation MTAVTEVLAPLATTRRWQEDLYVQLHQHPELSLHETRTAAEIQRRLTDFGYDVTPVGGGIVGVLRNGDGPTVLMRADIDALPVTERTGLPYASTDTTVDDDGNTVGLMHACGHDVHITTLLGAAQLLATTRDPWRGTFIALFQPAEETAAGAAAMVDAGLTDTIPRPDVAFAQHVLGYRAGHLGLIAGPMLSCADSIRITLFGSGTHGSMPQLGVDPIVLAAAVVQRLQGIVARELPPGERAVITVGALNAGTKSNVIPDRATLLVNTRVYSEQTRTTVLRAIERIVRAECEASGSPEPPTFEYYDQFPLTSNDPATTARVRAAFEQHFGTDRVFTMDPQSASEDFSRIPDAFGTPYTYWGLGGFPPGAQAAPNHSPFFAPVQQPTLTAGTEAAVVAALAYLATDVR, from the coding sequence ATGACAGCGGTCACCGAAGTTCTCGCCCCTCTCGCCACCACCCGGCGGTGGCAGGAGGACCTCTACGTCCAGCTCCACCAGCATCCCGAGCTCAGCCTGCACGAGACCCGCACCGCGGCGGAGATCCAGCGCCGACTGACCGACTTCGGCTACGACGTCACCCCGGTCGGCGGTGGCATCGTCGGCGTGCTGCGCAACGGGGACGGTCCCACCGTGCTGATGCGCGCGGACATCGACGCGCTCCCGGTCACCGAGCGGACCGGGCTGCCCTACGCCTCGACCGACACCACCGTCGACGACGACGGCAACACGGTCGGTCTGATGCACGCCTGCGGCCACGACGTGCACATCACCACGCTGTTGGGTGCCGCCCAGTTGCTGGCCACCACCCGGGACCCGTGGCGCGGCACGTTCATCGCGCTGTTCCAGCCCGCCGAGGAGACGGCCGCCGGTGCGGCGGCGATGGTCGACGCTGGGCTGACCGACACGATCCCGCGCCCCGACGTCGCGTTCGCCCAGCATGTCCTCGGGTACCGGGCGGGACACCTGGGGCTGATCGCGGGGCCGATGTTGTCCTGCGCCGACTCGATCCGGATCACGCTGTTCGGCTCCGGCACCCACGGTTCGATGCCCCAGCTCGGGGTCGACCCGATCGTGCTGGCAGCCGCCGTAGTTCAGCGGTTGCAGGGCATCGTCGCCCGGGAACTGCCCCCCGGTGAGCGGGCGGTTATCACCGTCGGCGCCCTGAACGCCGGGACCAAGAGCAACGTCATCCCGGACCGGGCCACCCTCCTGGTCAACACCCGGGTGTACTCCGAGCAGACCCGGACCACCGTGCTGCGGGCGATCGAGCGGATCGTCCGGGCCGAGTGTGAGGCCTCCGGCTCGCCCGAGCCGCCGACGTTCGAGTATTACGACCAGTTCCCGTTGACGAGCAACGATCCCGCCACCACGGCCCGGGTCCGCGCCGCCTTCGAACAGCACTTCGGCACCGACCGGGTGTTCACGATGGACCCGCAGTCGGCCAGCGAGGACTTCAGCCGGATCCCGGACGCGTTCGGGACTCCGTACACGTACTGGGGCCTGGGCGGCTTCCCGCCGGGAGCACAGGCGGCCCCCAACCACTCACCGTTCTTCGCCCCGGTGCAGCAGCCCACGCTGACCGCCGGGACCGAGGCTGCCGTGGTGGCCGCCCTCGCCTACCTCGCCACTGACGTGCGATGA
- a CDS encoding MFS transporter, giving the protein MSTVTTPAPTVPGYRGTPTLLTGIVLGVLTFWLFAGSMGTVAPKVLADINADSAHVSAAAMNMAVSITALFSGLFVVLMGGVADRVGRLRIAIVGNALGVIGSALLLFAGGGAALPLLLIGRAVQGLSAACVMPSTMALLRAYWDGADRQRAVSMWSIGSWGGSGLSALCGGFIATTWNWRAIFVVSIVVSLLAIVPMVGAPESKVEGTVRRRFDVPGLVTFMATALALMVVLIFGRQIGWGSPVVWILAATAVVAAVVFVRLERRNTDHPFIDFALFANPTFAGATLSNFLLNCTIGLLLVSQQLFQMSGQGYTPLTASVLTIGYGVCVIGLIRVGETLLRRFGPRKPMIWGTLIVAGAAILLIPTHLLVGQYQVLAIIAYCLFGIGLACYATPSTDAALSNLPADQTGAGSGIYKMASSLGSAVGAAVSLTVFSTFAGSGVGWLGHILTTQGTLDNEGLRQAAQLAMIVNLVLVLIALVSIILTVPKGRRYNDD; this is encoded by the coding sequence ATGAGCACCGTTACCACCCCCGCCCCGACCGTCCCCGGATACCGGGGCACCCCCACGCTGCTGACCGGCATCGTCCTGGGTGTCCTGACCTTCTGGCTGTTCGCCGGGTCGATGGGCACCGTGGCACCCAAGGTCCTCGCCGACATCAATGCCGATTCCGCGCACGTCTCGGCCGCGGCGATGAACATGGCCGTGTCGATCACTGCCCTGTTCTCCGGGCTGTTCGTCGTCCTGATGGGCGGGGTGGCCGACCGCGTGGGTCGGCTGCGGATCGCGATCGTCGGCAATGCGCTCGGCGTGATCGGATCCGCGCTGCTCCTGTTCGCCGGTGGTGGTGCCGCGCTGCCGCTCCTGCTGATCGGCCGCGCGGTCCAGGGACTCTCCGCCGCCTGTGTGATGCCCTCCACGATGGCGCTGCTGCGCGCCTACTGGGACGGGGCCGACCGGCAGCGCGCCGTGTCCATGTGGTCGATCGGGTCCTGGGGCGGTTCGGGGCTGTCGGCGCTGTGCGGTGGCTTCATCGCGACCACCTGGAACTGGCGCGCCATCTTCGTGGTGTCGATCGTGGTGTCGCTGCTCGCCATCGTCCCGATGGTGGGCGCACCGGAGAGCAAGGTCGAGGGCACTGTGCGGCGGCGGTTCGACGTACCGGGGCTGGTGACCTTCATGGCGACGGCCCTGGCCCTGATGGTGGTGCTGATCTTCGGTCGGCAGATCGGGTGGGGTTCCCCGGTGGTGTGGATCCTGGCAGCGACCGCCGTGGTCGCGGCAGTGGTCTTCGTGCGGCTGGAGCGGCGGAACACCGACCATCCATTCATCGACTTCGCACTGTTCGCGAACCCCACCTTCGCCGGCGCCACGCTGTCGAACTTCCTGCTCAACTGCACCATCGGCCTGCTGCTGGTCTCCCAACAGCTGTTCCAGATGTCCGGCCAGGGCTACACCCCGCTCACCGCGTCGGTGCTGACCATCGGCTACGGAGTCTGCGTCATCGGCCTGATCCGGGTCGGCGAGACGCTGCTGCGCCGGTTCGGTCCACGCAAGCCGATGATCTGGGGCACGCTGATCGTCGCCGGTGCCGCGATCCTGCTGATCCCCACCCACCTGTTGGTGGGCCAGTACCAGGTGCTCGCGATCATCGCCTACTGCCTGTTCGGCATCGGGTTGGCCTGCTACGCCACCCCGTCCACCGATGCTGCCCTGTCCAACCTCCCGGCGGATCAGACCGGTGCCGGGTCGGGCATCTACAAGATGGCGTCATCGCTGGGTTCGGCGGTGGGGGCCGCCGTCTCGCTGACCGTCTTCTCCACCTTCGCCGGATCCGGCGTCGGCTGGCTGGGCCACATCCTGACCACGCAGGGCACCCTGGACAACGAGGGCCTGCGCCAGGCGGCGCAGCTCGCGATGATCGTCAACCTGGTGCTGGTGCTGATCGCCCTGGTGTCGATCATCCTCACGGTGCCCAAGGGCCGCAGGTACAACGACGACTGA
- a CDS encoding MarR family winged helix-turn-helix transcriptional regulator, with protein MTEWLTSDQLRAWTRLEAVAELLPGALDQQLQRDAALSHYDYLVLAKLSEAPERTLAMTQLAAQTNASLPRLSHVAARLEARGLLCRRRSAEDRRTTLATLTAVGWDTVRATAPGHVAEVRRLVIDRLTDEQVRQLDAIALAVLTALDPDGRLEARCTATQEAAAPGRR; from the coding sequence ATGACGGAGTGGCTGACCTCGGATCAGCTCCGCGCCTGGACCCGGTTGGAGGCGGTGGCGGAGCTGCTGCCCGGTGCCCTGGACCAGCAGCTGCAACGGGACGCCGCCCTGTCGCACTACGACTACCTGGTGCTCGCCAAGCTCTCCGAGGCGCCGGAGCGCACCCTGGCGATGACCCAGTTGGCCGCGCAGACCAATGCCTCGCTGCCCCGGCTCTCCCACGTCGCCGCGCGGCTGGAGGCCCGGGGGCTGCTGTGCCGTCGACGCAGCGCGGAGGACCGGCGCACCACGCTGGCCACGCTGACCGCGGTGGGGTGGGACACCGTGCGCGCCACCGCGCCGGGCCACGTCGCCGAGGTGCGCCGCCTGGTGATCGACCGCCTGACCGACGAGCAGGTGCGCCAGTTGGACGCGATCGCGCTGGCGGTGCTCACGGCACTCGACCCCGACGGCCGGTTGGAGGCACGTTGCACCGCGACGCAGGAGGCGGCGGCACCCGGTCGACGGTGA
- the orn gene encoding oligoribonuclease yields the protein MTGLDNVKDALVEVAAVVTDSELNVLGEGVDVVITPPAEALEQMGDFVRTMHTTSGLIEEFADGTTLADAQAQVLDYIRTWVPDPGKAPLAGNSVGTDKVFLDRDMPELVEHLHYRIIDVSSIKELARRWYPRVYFASPKKNGGHRALADILESIDELRYYRAALLVPQPGPDSKTAKAIAAEVSKSSVAAAHQAR from the coding sequence ATGACCGGCCTGGACAACGTCAAGGACGCACTGGTCGAGGTCGCCGCCGTCGTCACCGACTCCGAGCTGAACGTGCTCGGCGAGGGCGTGGACGTGGTGATCACCCCGCCCGCCGAGGCCCTGGAGCAGATGGGCGACTTCGTGCGCACCATGCACACCACCTCCGGTCTGATCGAGGAGTTCGCCGACGGCACCACGCTGGCCGACGCGCAGGCCCAGGTCCTCGACTACATCCGCACCTGGGTGCCCGACCCCGGCAAGGCGCCGCTGGCCGGCAACTCGGTCGGCACCGACAAGGTGTTCCTCGACCGGGACATGCCCGAGCTCGTCGAGCACCTGCACTACCGGATCATCGACGTCTCCTCGATCAAGGAGCTCGCTCGGCGCTGGTACCCCCGGGTCTACTTCGCCTCGCCGAAGAAGAACGGTGGCCACCGTGCGCTGGCCGACATCCTGGAGAGCATCGACGAGCTGCGCTACTACCGCGCGGCCCTGCTGGTCCCGCAGCCGGGACCCGACTCCAAGACGGCCAAGGCCATCGCCGCCGAGGTCTCGAAGTCGTCGGTGGCAGCCGCGCACCAGGCCCGCTGA
- a CDS encoding ATP-grasp domain-containing protein, whose amino-acid sequence MTTIGLATCAALPDLDPDDRPLLEELTRRGHDVRPVVWNDPTVVWPKFDLVVVRSTWDYTDHPRDFRWWAERVSSGGATLLNPIPAITWNIDKQYQRALDRAGLPIIPTIWLDPERNFNARAIHTRFPAFGDFVIKPTVSAGSRDTGRYEAGVTNSRAQGIMHAKRLLDAGRHVMVQRYLKQVDEVGETALVYLDGKLSHAVRKEPLLTGPYEQDSMSGVLYKEEVMTPRDASAAELEVGQRVIDALPGLLNGVSGPLAYTRVDLVPDDEGNPVVLELELIEPSLFFAQAPEAVSRFADVIESRL is encoded by the coding sequence GTGACCACCATTGGCCTTGCCACCTGCGCCGCCCTGCCGGACCTCGACCCGGACGACCGTCCCCTGCTGGAGGAGCTCACCCGCCGCGGCCACGACGTGCGCCCGGTGGTCTGGAACGACCCGACGGTCGTCTGGCCGAAGTTCGATCTGGTCGTGGTCCGCTCCACCTGGGACTACACCGACCATCCGCGTGACTTCCGCTGGTGGGCCGAGCGGGTGTCGTCCGGCGGTGCGACCCTGCTCAACCCGATCCCGGCGATCACCTGGAACATCGACAAGCAGTACCAGCGTGCGCTCGACCGGGCTGGGCTGCCGATCATCCCGACGATCTGGCTCGACCCGGAGCGGAACTTCAACGCCCGCGCGATCCACACCCGGTTCCCGGCCTTCGGTGACTTCGTGATCAAGCCGACCGTGAGCGCCGGCTCCCGCGACACCGGCCGCTACGAGGCGGGCGTCACCAACTCCCGCGCCCAGGGCATCATGCACGCCAAGCGGCTGCTGGACGCCGGGCGGCACGTCATGGTGCAGCGCTATCTCAAGCAGGTCGACGAGGTCGGGGAGACGGCGCTGGTCTACCTGGACGGCAAGCTGTCGCACGCTGTCCGCAAGGAGCCGCTGCTCACCGGCCCGTACGAGCAGGACTCGATGTCCGGGGTGCTCTACAAGGAAGAGGTGATGACCCCGCGCGACGCCTCCGCCGCCGAGCTGGAGGTCGGTCAGCGGGTGATCGACGCGCTGCCGGGTCTGCTGAACGGGGTGAGCGGGCCGCTGGCCTACACCCGGGTGGATCTGGTGCCGGACGACGAGGGCAACCCCGTGGTGCTGGAGCTCGAGCTGATCGAGCCGTCGCTGTTCTTCGCGCAGGCTCCCGAGGCGGTGTCCCGATTCGCCGATGTGATCGAGTCGCGGCTCTGA
- a CDS encoding ABC transporter ATP-binding protein — MTAIAFEHVRKEYPDGTVAVADLSLEVREHELLALVGPSGCGKSTTLRMANRLVEPTSGRILLGGEDVTDADPVELRRRIGYVIQNVGLFPHRTVEQNVATVPRLLGWDRTRTRTRVGELLELMGLEPGRYAKRYPHELSGGERQRVGVARGLATDPPVLLMDEPFGAVDPVGRRRLQAEFRRIHAEIGTTVMLVTHDVDEAVQLADRIAVFSRGGHLEQLDDPVRVLTAPASAAVADLVGRDAASKLLGLGTLQSSDLRQGSLGEDLPTAEATVRVGAPLSEAFSALADARAAAVPVLDGDRTVGVLDADGVLRALRRIVDERASEESAAV, encoded by the coding sequence ATGACGGCGATCGCATTCGAGCACGTCCGCAAGGAGTACCCGGACGGGACGGTGGCAGTCGCCGACCTGTCGCTGGAGGTCCGCGAGCACGAGCTGCTGGCCCTGGTGGGTCCCTCGGGCTGCGGGAAGTCGACCACCCTGCGGATGGCGAACCGGCTGGTCGAGCCGACCTCGGGCCGGATCCTGCTCGGCGGCGAGGACGTGACCGACGCCGATCCGGTCGAGCTGCGGCGCCGGATCGGCTACGTGATCCAGAACGTCGGCCTGTTCCCGCACCGCACGGTGGAGCAGAACGTGGCGACCGTCCCCCGGCTGCTGGGCTGGGACCGGACGCGCACCCGCACCCGGGTGGGTGAGCTGTTGGAGCTGATGGGCCTGGAGCCGGGTCGCTACGCCAAGCGCTACCCGCACGAGCTCTCCGGCGGCGAGCGGCAGCGGGTCGGGGTGGCCCGCGGTCTGGCCACCGACCCGCCGGTGCTGCTGATGGACGAGCCCTTCGGCGCGGTGGACCCGGTCGGTCGACGCCGGTTGCAGGCCGAGTTCCGGCGGATCCACGCGGAGATCGGCACCACGGTCATGCTGGTCACGCACGACGTCGACGAGGCGGTCCAGCTCGCCGACCGGATCGCGGTGTTCAGCCGGGGCGGCCATCTGGAGCAACTGGACGACCCGGTGCGGGTGCTGACCGCGCCGGCCAGCGCGGCGGTGGCGGATCTGGTCGGGCGGGACGCGGCGTCCAAGCTGCTCGGACTGGGCACGCTGCAGTCGTCGGACCTGCGACAGGGATCGCTGGGGGAGGACCTGCCGACCGCCGAGGCCACCGTGCGGGTCGGTGCCCCGCTGTCCGAGGCGTTCAGCGCGCTGGCCGACGCGCGTGCCGCCGCGGTGCCGGTGCTGGACGGCGATCGCACCGTGGGTGTCCTGGACGCCGACGGGGTGCTGCGGGCTCTGCGGCGGATCGTCGACGAGCGCGCATCGGAGGAGTCGGCGGCGGTCTGA
- a CDS encoding ABC transporter permease has translation MVQTSALSVQTAADGAAAANPWLSWEYVQRNWGDISHALQQHTSLTLQAVLIAVVIAVPLGMLAHLQPRLATPIVGTSSVLYTIPSLALFTVLVPFTGIGRTPVLIGLVVYAMLVLVRNIIVGLAGVDDSVRDAARGLGYGRLRLLLTVELPNALPAVIAGIRLATVTTVALVTVGVAVGYGGLGELIFRGFRNNKYHAEILTATLLCLALALFLDLLWWLIGRAVTPWARRGREA, from the coding sequence ATGGTCCAGACCAGCGCACTCTCGGTGCAGACAGCCGCCGACGGTGCGGCAGCCGCGAACCCGTGGCTGTCCTGGGAGTACGTGCAGCGCAACTGGGGCGACATCAGCCACGCGTTGCAGCAGCACACCAGCCTGACGTTGCAGGCGGTGCTGATCGCGGTGGTGATCGCGGTGCCGCTCGGCATGCTGGCGCACCTGCAACCCCGGCTCGCGACCCCGATCGTCGGCACCTCCTCGGTGCTCTACACGATCCCGTCCCTGGCGCTGTTCACCGTGCTGGTGCCCTTCACCGGCATCGGGCGCACGCCGGTGCTGATCGGCCTGGTGGTCTACGCGATGCTGGTGCTGGTCCGGAACATCATCGTCGGGCTGGCCGGGGTGGACGACAGCGTCCGGGACGCGGCGCGCGGGCTCGGCTACGGCCGACTGCGCCTGCTGCTCACCGTCGAGCTGCCGAACGCGCTGCCCGCGGTGATCGCCGGGATCCGGCTGGCCACCGTCACCACGGTCGCCCTGGTCACCGTCGGGGTGGCCGTCGGATACGGCGGGCTCGGCGAGCTGATCTTCCGCGGTTTCCGGAACAACAAGTACCACGCGGAGATCCTCACGGCGACGCTGCTCTGCCTGGCGCTGGCTTTGTTCCTGGACCTGCTCTGGTGGCTGATCGGCCGTGCCGTCACCCCGTGGGCACGCCGTGGGCGGGAGGCCTGA
- a CDS encoding ABC transporter permease: MDVLTDAFTWLNDPLNWSGRNGVLALGAEHLRLSVIAVLLAAVVALPLGVWLGHRRAGGMLTVVLANTSRALPTFALLTIFASTGLFGSRATIIAVAIFAVPPILANAFTGMMEVDPDVRDAARGMGMSGSRALFQAELPLALPLIGAGLRTATTQVLATVPLAALVGGKSLGSIIVSGMALQKYGQVVAGALLVAALCLVIEGVLAAVQRAATPAPMRTPRRRLRANRDRTVTPAAA; the protein is encoded by the coding sequence ATGGACGTGCTGACCGATGCCTTCACCTGGCTGAACGACCCGCTGAACTGGTCCGGCCGCAATGGCGTGCTGGCCCTGGGTGCCGAGCACCTGCGGCTGAGCGTGATCGCGGTGCTGCTCGCCGCGGTCGTCGCGCTCCCGCTGGGTGTCTGGCTGGGTCACCGCCGTGCGGGCGGGATGCTCACCGTGGTGCTGGCCAACACCTCCCGCGCGCTGCCGACCTTCGCGCTGCTGACGATCTTCGCCTCGACCGGTCTGTTCGGTTCCCGGGCGACGATCATCGCGGTGGCGATCTTCGCGGTGCCGCCGATCCTGGCGAATGCCTTCACCGGGATGATGGAGGTCGACCCGGATGTGCGCGACGCCGCCCGGGGCATGGGGATGAGCGGCTCCCGCGCGCTGTTCCAGGCCGAACTGCCGCTCGCCCTGCCGCTGATCGGGGCCGGGCTGCGCACCGCGACCACCCAGGTGCTGGCCACGGTGCCGCTGGCCGCGCTGGTCGGCGGCAAGAGCCTCGGCTCGATCATCGTCAGCGGGATGGCCCTGCAGAAGTACGGCCAGGTGGTCGCCGGTGCGCTGCTGGTCGCGGCCCTCTGCCTGGTGATCGAAGGCGTGCTGGCCGCCGTGCAGCGCGCCGCCACCCCCGCCCCGATGCGCACCCCTCGTCGCCGGCTCCGCGCCAACCGTGACCGGACTGTGACCCCGGCTGCCGCCTGA